In Methanoregula formicica SMSP, the DNA window AGCATGAACGAGAGTTCGGTGGTCTCATCCTTCAGTATTCCTGAGGTATCGAGAGGAATATCGCGGATGTGCATCTGGTATTCAGTCCTGATAACTGGTTATACCGGGTAGGTGTTGAAAAGGATGGCGGTTGGGGGGCGATGACGATCTGAAAAAATGTACCATCTGGTCGAAGAATTGCTACGCAATTCTTCTCCTCCTCCAGGTCTGATGACCTGTCGGAGGTCGAAGAATACGTGGGGTTTTGTTTAGTAGCCGGGTTGTCTCTGGCTGCCTGAACGTTAGAAGAACTTCTTCCTCCACATGAACAGGCCGAGCAGCACCGAGATCATGACAGAGAACATGAAGATGATCTCAAACGCAAGCGGGACTCCGGAGAGCGGGAGATCGGCCACATTCATGCCGTAGAAACTGGCAATCATCGTCGGGATGGCGATGATGATCGTGATGGAAGCAAGGAACTTCATCACGATCCCGAGGTTGTTCGAGATGATGGTGGCAAAGGCCTGCGTCATGCCATTTAAGATGTGCAGGTAGATCTGCGACATCTCCATGGCCTGCTTGTTCTCGATGATGACGTCTTCAAGGAACTCGGCGTCATCCTCGTACATCTTCAGGGGCTTGGTGCGCAGGATCCGTTCGAGCACGGCCTCGTTGGACTTGAGCGATGTCGAGAAGTAGATGAGGCTCTTTTCCAGTTCCATCATCTGGAAGAGCTCCTCGTTCTTCATCGAGCGGTGGAGCTCAACTTCGATCCGGGAGATGGTACGCTCGATCTGGCGCAGGTGGTGCAGGTAGGCGGAGGCGTTCCGGTAGAAGATCTGGAAGAGGAACCGGGTCTTCTTGACCGTGTGGAAGTGGCGGACCTTGCCCGCGATGAAGTCGTCGAGTACCGGAGTCTGGCGGCTGCACACCGTGACGATCAGCTTCTCGGAGATGACAATACCGAGCGGAAGGGTGGTCAGGGTCTGGATCCCTGCTACCTCCGTCACCATGGGCACGTCGAGCACAACGAGGACCACGCCGTCCTCGGCATCGATGCGCGGCCGTTCTTCCTCATCGAGCGCAGCGCGGAGGAACTCCGGCGGGAGGCTGCAGGAGGAGGCGATTTCCGTCAGCTCCGCATCTGTGGGGGCGGTCATGCGGACCCATGCACCCTCGCAGGGAGTGTCGATGAGATCCGTAATGGCCGGTTCGATATCTTTCCGGGAACGGTAGATCTGGATCATCGCAACACCACCACCTGCCCGGGCCGGGCCGGAGAATATGATCAGCTAATGGTATCCGCTCTGGTTTATAAGCCTGCGTTCCGTATCCGGGCGGGAGGGAAAAACTGGTTCAGGGGTCTTTCCGGATCAGGAGCATTGCCCAGAGCATCGAAGCGCCGGCAGCGAGGAATACCAGCGCGTCCAGTTCTTCCGGCACTGCCAGCG includes these proteins:
- a CDS encoding magnesium transporter CorA family protein encodes the protein MIQIYRSRKDIEPAITDLIDTPCEGAWVRMTAPTDAELTEIASSCSLPPEFLRAALDEEERPRIDAEDGVVLVVLDVPMVTEVAGIQTLTTLPLGIVISEKLIVTVCSRQTPVLDDFIAGKVRHFHTVKKTRFLFQIFYRNASAYLHHLRQIERTISRIEVELHRSMKNEELFQMMELEKSLIYFSTSLKSNEAVLERILRTKPLKMYEDDAEFLEDVIIENKQAMEMSQIYLHILNGMTQAFATIISNNLGIVMKFLASITIIIAIPTMIASFYGMNVADLPLSGVPLAFEIIFMFSVMISVLLGLFMWRKKFF